TAAAGCAATTTTATTCCTTCAGCCAGAATGGAGTAAAAAAGAAGAGATGACACCATTGATTGTTGATTATGTAATGAACAATCCTAAATGGAGAGTTTCACTTCAAACACATAAATATTTAAATATCCCTTAAGTATTATAAATAAAAAATCTCTTCGGCCGAAGAGATTTTTTATTTTTGGTAAACAATAAACAATGTTTAAAAAAAAAAGATATAGTTTCTGTTTATTGCCAGTTTTTGTATTTCTTTAAAGTAGTAATATGTGCAAGATGGTGGTTTCCATGCCACGCATAGCTTCCAATAATTTGTTTAATTCTGTATTCAGAATTGTTTTCAGGATGAATAAAAGATTTTTCGAGATCAGCTTCTGATAAATTTTTCATTATATAAACTAGTCTAAAATGTAAGCCTTCTAATAAAGTTAGTGTTGGCTGAATTGGCATGTTTAAATTGTCGTGTAATTCAGACCATAGGACTTCGTCATAAGCTTTTATTACAGGATTGTTTTTCGGTCAAAGCCCATTTTATTCTAATATAGCAATTCATATGACTTTCGGCGCAATGATGAATCACTTGTCGAACAGTCCATCCGCCGGGGCGATATGGTGTATCTAATTGTTTGTCGGTCAAATTAATCGTTTCTTTTTTTAATTTTTCCGGAAAAGACTCGATTTCTGCAATTTTTTCGGTGATATACGCAGGAGTATATTCCTGTGGAAAATTCAAATTTTTCCTATTGGATACTTTAATTTTTCTAAATCTAATGTTTTCCATGATTGCAATGTTTTATTTTTAAATAGAAAGTTTGGCTAAGTAATCATAATGCTCACCCTCTAAAATAAGTTTCGCATTTTAGTCCGTTTGCGATTGCTGCATTCTGTAGCGTGTTATAATCTAAATACAACCAATCAAAAGGTTCTTCTTTTTCTCCTTTATAAGAAATGTTGAAAACAAGTTCCCCGTAATAATCATTATTTGATGGAATCCATTTTCCGCCGTCCTCATCTTCATCAAACATATAAATGATATCAGAGCTTGTCTATTAAAATTTGACCATCAGGATTTAAAAGAGATTTTAATTTTGACAAGTATTTATTGCAGTTTTCCAGTTTTCCAAAAATACCCGTTCCATTCATCAATAAAATGATTGTATCGAATTTTTTCTCCTTCAAAAATCAAAGTATGTTTTGAACTTTTGTGTTTTTTACACCACGCAGTTTGCAAGTTTCGATAGCTTTTTCTGAAATATCGATCGAAGTAACCTCTAATTTGCGATCATTTTGTAAAGACAGGCTAATGACTTCCGGCTCCACAGCCAACATCCAAAGTTTTTTCCAGTTGCTAATTGCAATGCTTTTTGCTCAAGTTTTGGCATTTCGTTATAAGAACGGAACAAATAATCAACGCTCATTTCGTCCTCTTCAGAAATTGAAGTTTCTGTAATTATATTTTCCGGCGAATTATTGGTTTGAAAATCGAACATCGCTTTCCCAAATAGATCTTTCATCGTAATTTAGTTCAAAGTTTAAGGTTTCAAGTTTAAAGTTGTTTAATTTTGCAGATCAACTTTAAATTTTAAACTTGAAACAAATTTTAAATAACTTAAATAAGTTAGCCAAAGATAAGCATATCGAAAACAAAAAGTATTTTGATAAGCTGAAAAAGAAACAGCCTAAGAATTTAGATTACGTGATGCAGGATTTGCATGATGCTGAATTTAAGAAAACAGATTGTTTACAATGTGCCAATTGCTGTAAAACAACCGGGGCCGTTGTTTACTTTGGCGGATATCGAAAAGAATTTCAAAATCTTTCAAGCAAAAGCCACAGCAATTTATCGAACAATACCTTCGAATTGACGAAGATAAAGATTATGTTTTAAAAAGTGTTCCCTGTACTTTTTCTGGATAATGAGAATTATTGCATGATTTATGATGTTCGTCCAAAAGCATGTAGAGAATTTCCGCATACAGATCGAAAGAAATTTCATCAAATTGCTGATCTTACCTTAAAAAATGTAGCTATTTGTCCGGCAGCATATAATATAGTTTGAAGAAATGAAAAAGAAACTTCCTTTATAAGGCCTAAAATTTTTGTAATTGTTTTTTAGAAGCAAAAACTTTTTTACTTTTTTAAATGTATTTTTGATTCCGAGGAATGAAAGAATGTCGTTATAATAATTAATACAAGATAACTGAAAAAATCTGAATTTAGAATATTTCATAGCCAAAATGACTAATTACTGCAAAAGATTATAAAAGCAGTATTTTCTTCGCCTATTATAAAAATTGCTATTTCGGCCAATTGCAATTGGTATTATTATGATGCTGGTTTCGGTTGCTACCGGAATCGGATTGCAGCAAAAAAATACGAGATAAGGTTTCTTCTGCTTTCAATGGTCAGGTTATCATTTCAAATTATGATAATAATAATTCGGAAGTAACTTTGATGCCAATTTCTAAAAAACAAGACTTTTATCCCAATTTCAAAATCAGTTCCCGAAGTAAAACATATTCAGGCAAATCGCCAGTAAAGCAGGAATCATTAGAACCGAAAATGCTTTTGAAGGAATTATTTTCAAAGGAGTAGGAGCAGATTATGATTGGAATAATATAAAAGAATATCTTATTGAAGGAAAGTTGCCAAACTTTTCACAGACATTAAACGAAGAAGTGATAATTTCCAGATTTCTTGCTGACAGGCTTAATTTAAAACTAGGCGATAGTTTTAATACCTTTTTTTGTAAAAGAAGAACAAGGTAAAATTGCCAAATAGCCGCCGATTTAAAATTGCCGGTATTTTTAATTCAGGGTTTCAGGATTTTGATGCTACCTATATAATAGGAGATATTTCGTCATATACAAAAAATTAATAAATGGGGTCCGGATCAAGTTGGTGCATTTGAAGTTTTTGTAAATGATTTTGATAATATTAAAAAAGCAGGTAATCAAATTTATGAGCAAACGCCATCAAGTTTAGATACCAAAACTATAATTGAGAAATACAGTTATATTTTTGATTGGCTTCATCTCTTCGATTTTAATATAATAGTTATTCTGGCGGTCATGATTTTAGTTGCTACTATAAATATGGTAGTGGCGCTGTTGGTTCTTATTTTTGGAACGCACACTACATGATCGGAATTTTAAAAGCAATGGGGGCAAAT
This window of the uncultured Flavobacterium sp. genome carries:
- a CDS encoding DinB family protein: MENIRFRKIKVSNRKNLNFPQEYTPAYITEKIAEIESFPEKLKKETINLTDKQLDTPYRPGGWTVRQVIHHCAESHMNCYIRIKWALTEKQSCNKSL